One Cupriavidus oxalaticus genomic region harbors:
- a CDS encoding cupin domain-containing protein produces the protein MKPEPFVVTPDKYARALNVVGEKITVLASNTATQGYEVFLQQGDEGTGPPPHCHDWDESFFVTRGTIEIGYGGQALQAAAGTFVHVPAGTVHYFRFGAGGGEMISVTSHNGNASRLFTQLDEEIPPGPPDFDKLLAVAQACGVTVPPPER, from the coding sequence ATGAAGCCAGAACCCTTTGTGGTAACGCCGGACAAGTATGCGCGCGCACTCAACGTGGTCGGAGAGAAGATCACGGTACTCGCCTCCAACACTGCCACACAGGGTTACGAGGTGTTCCTGCAGCAGGGCGACGAAGGCACCGGCCCGCCGCCGCATTGCCACGACTGGGACGAATCGTTCTTCGTGACGCGAGGAACGATCGAGATCGGCTATGGCGGGCAGGCGCTCCAGGCGGCCGCCGGCACCTTTGTCCACGTGCCGGCGGGCACGGTACATTACTTCCGTTTCGGTGCCGGGGGCGGAGAAATGATTTCGGTCACCAGCCACAACGGCAACGCGTCGCGCCTGTTCACGCAGCTGGACGAGGAAATCCCGCCCGGCCCGCCGGACTTCGACAAACTGCTGGCCGTGGCGCAGGCGTGCGGCGTCACCGTGCCGCCCCCGGAGCGCTGA
- a CDS encoding NAD(P)H-dependent flavin oxidoreductase, which yields MNAILVNAAACGQRLPQSITRRLSLPLIAAPMFRVSGPELVLAACRAGVIGSFPTANCRSTEELDAWMTRFGAELTPDDAPVCPNLIMRREALQQELDCLLRHRVEMVITSVGAPDAVVGPLHEIGCLVLADVASVRHARKAVAAGADGLILLTAGAGGQTGWANGFAFVRAVRSFFDGPVVLAGGISDAVGLLSAQVLGCDLAYMGTRFIATLESMAVDGYKDMLVSSELDDVMLSRAFTGLETNTLRPSIVASGLDPANLPTDMTQERADALYGSQGSAGIRRWRDIWSAGHSVSGVAQVETVAELVARTRREFDAARAAACRALAPDACI from the coding sequence ATGAACGCTATCCTTGTGAACGCCGCTGCCTGCGGCCAGCGCCTGCCGCAATCGATCACCCGCCGCCTTTCGCTGCCGCTGATCGCCGCGCCGATGTTCCGCGTCTCGGGACCGGAGCTCGTGCTGGCCGCGTGCCGTGCCGGCGTGATCGGCTCGTTTCCCACGGCGAACTGCCGCTCGACCGAAGAACTCGACGCATGGATGACGCGCTTCGGCGCGGAACTCACGCCCGACGACGCGCCGGTCTGCCCCAACCTGATCATGCGCCGCGAGGCCTTGCAGCAGGAGCTGGACTGCCTGCTGCGCCACCGGGTCGAGATGGTCATCACCAGCGTGGGCGCGCCCGATGCCGTGGTCGGTCCGCTGCACGAGATCGGCTGCCTGGTGCTGGCCGACGTGGCCTCGGTGCGGCATGCGCGCAAGGCGGTGGCGGCCGGCGCCGACGGCCTGATCCTGCTGACCGCCGGCGCGGGCGGGCAGACCGGGTGGGCCAATGGCTTTGCCTTCGTGCGCGCGGTGCGGAGCTTCTTCGACGGGCCCGTGGTGCTGGCGGGCGGCATCTCCGACGCCGTGGGTTTGCTGTCGGCACAGGTACTGGGCTGCGACCTTGCCTACATGGGAACGCGCTTCATCGCCACGCTCGAAAGCATGGCCGTCGACGGGTACAAGGACATGCTGGTCAGCAGCGAGCTGGACGACGTGATGCTGTCGCGCGCCTTCACCGGGCTGGAAACCAACACGCTGCGTCCGTCGATCGTCGCCAGCGGCCTCGACCCGGCCAACCTGCCCACCGACATGACGCAGGAGCGCGCCGATGCGCTCTATGGCAGCCAGGGCTCGGCCGGCATCAGACGCTGGCGCGATATCTGGAGCGCGGGGCACTCGGTGTCCGGTGTCGCGCAGGTGGAGACGGTGGCAGAACTGGTGGCGCGCACGCGGCGGGAATTCGACGCGGCGCGCGCGGCGGCATGCCGGGCGCTGGCGCCGGACGCTTGCATCTGA
- a CDS encoding VWA domain-containing protein, translating to MTDAISRLPVFSFLWPSMLWGLATVLVLAGGYLWLDARRRSATVQYPALKSVGAPVRGGAGWRRHVAPALTLLALTALIVAIARPQALLTLPSRIKTVILVIDLSGSMRAQDIKPSRIRAAQQAARVLLEDQPASVSVGVVAMAGTAALAQAPSRSKDDVAAAIARLKPQGGTALGNGVLIALTALLPEATNEAERLMNDDMPQSRKPPASGSTSSSSSDSDTDAVTPGSYSAGAIVLFSDGESNAGPGALQAAQLAATYGVRIYTVGVGTPEGVVLSVDGMSSRVRLDEKVLKQVADATGAEYFRLEDTAQLKKVYSALNAKLASDKRDQVEVTAFFAALGALLAAMGGLLSLWWFGRVM from the coding sequence ATGACCGATGCGATCAGCCGCTTGCCCGTCTTCAGCTTCCTGTGGCCGAGCATGCTGTGGGGGCTGGCGACCGTGCTGGTGCTGGCGGGCGGCTACCTGTGGCTGGACGCGCGCCGCCGGAGCGCGACCGTGCAATACCCTGCGCTGAAGTCTGTCGGCGCGCCCGTCCGTGGCGGCGCCGGCTGGCGCCGCCATGTGGCACCGGCACTGACGCTGCTGGCGCTGACCGCGCTGATCGTCGCCATCGCCCGGCCCCAGGCCCTGCTGACCCTGCCCTCGCGCATCAAGACCGTGATCCTGGTCATCGACCTGTCCGGCAGCATGCGCGCGCAGGACATCAAGCCCAGCCGCATCCGCGCCGCGCAGCAGGCCGCCAGGGTCTTGCTCGAAGACCAGCCCGCCAGCGTCAGCGTCGGCGTGGTGGCGATGGCGGGCACCGCGGCCTTGGCGCAAGCCCCCAGCCGCAGCAAGGACGACGTGGCTGCCGCCATCGCGCGCCTGAAGCCGCAAGGCGGCACGGCGCTGGGCAATGGCGTGCTGATCGCGCTGACCGCGCTGCTGCCGGAGGCCACCAACGAAGCGGAACGCCTGATGAACGACGACATGCCGCAGTCGCGGAAGCCACCGGCCTCGGGCAGCACCTCCTCGTCCTCCAGCGACAGCGACACGGATGCCGTCACGCCCGGCTCGTACAGCGCGGGCGCGATCGTCCTGTTCTCCGACGGCGAGAGCAACGCCGGCCCGGGCGCGCTGCAGGCCGCGCAGCTTGCCGCCACCTACGGCGTGCGCATCTATACCGTGGGCGTCGGCACGCCTGAGGGCGTGGTGCTGTCGGTCGACGGCATGTCGTCCCGCGTCCGGCTGGACGAGAAAGTGCTGAAGCAGGTGGCGGACGCAACCGGCGCCGAGTACTTCCGGCTGGAGGATACGGCCCAGCTGAAGAAGGTGTACAGCGCGCTCAACGCGAAGCTGGCCTCCGACAAGCGCGACCAGGTGGAGGTCACCGCGTTCTTCGCCGCGCTGGGCGCGCTGCTGGCGGCGATGGGGGGGCTGCTGTCGCTGTGGTGGTTTGGTCGGGTGATGTAG
- a CDS encoding AAA family ATPase, translating into MNDQARDAADSADLMERLLYEVKRVVVGQDHFLERVLVAMLAGGHLLVEGVPGLAKTLTVNTLARTMSGTFKRIQFTPDLLPADLIGTRMYNQGTGEFSTVRGPVFAHLLLADEINRAPAKVQSALLEVMQEKQVTIAGETHRVPSPFLVMATQNPIETEGTYPLPEAQVDRFMMKVLVGYPSEEEEVVIVNRVTGPRINVGAVATPEHLAALQEACRKVYVDPALIQYAVRVVAATRKPGNYGVEDMDRYIAFGASPRATIGLIEGARALAFLRGRHYALPEDVADLVPDVLRHRLALSYEAMSDGVTADQLIGRILHAQPVPERPLESHVRATER; encoded by the coding sequence ATGAACGACCAAGCCAGGGACGCTGCGGACAGCGCAGACTTGATGGAACGCCTGCTGTACGAGGTGAAACGCGTGGTCGTGGGCCAGGACCACTTTCTCGAACGGGTGCTGGTGGCGATGCTCGCGGGCGGACACCTGCTGGTCGAAGGGGTGCCGGGGCTGGCCAAGACGCTGACGGTCAACACGCTGGCGCGGACCATGAGCGGCACGTTCAAGCGCATCCAGTTCACGCCCGACCTGCTGCCCGCCGACCTGATCGGCACGCGCATGTATAACCAGGGCACCGGCGAGTTCTCCACCGTGCGCGGACCGGTGTTCGCCCACCTGCTGCTGGCCGACGAGATCAACCGCGCGCCGGCCAAGGTGCAGAGCGCGCTGCTCGAAGTCATGCAGGAGAAGCAGGTCACCATCGCCGGCGAGACCCACCGCGTGCCCTCGCCCTTCCTGGTCATGGCCACGCAGAACCCGATCGAGACCGAAGGCACCTACCCGCTGCCCGAGGCGCAGGTCGACCGCTTCATGATGAAGGTGCTGGTGGGCTACCCGAGCGAGGAAGAAGAGGTCGTGATCGTCAACCGCGTCACCGGCCCGCGCATCAACGTGGGCGCGGTGGCCACGCCGGAGCACCTGGCCGCGCTGCAGGAGGCGTGCCGCAAGGTCTATGTCGATCCCGCGCTGATCCAGTACGCGGTGCGCGTGGTCGCGGCCACGCGCAAGCCCGGCAACTATGGCGTCGAAGACATGGACCGCTACATTGCCTTCGGCGCCAGCCCGCGCGCCACCATCGGCCTGATCGAAGGCGCGCGCGCGCTGGCCTTCCTGCGCGGCCGGCACTATGCGCTGCCGGAAGACGTGGCGGACCTCGTGCCTGACGTCTTGCGCCACCGCCTGGCGCTGTCCTACGAGGCCATGTCCGACGGCGTCACCGCAGACCAGCTGATCGGCCGCATCCTGCACGCACAGCCGGTCCCCGAGCGGCCGCTGGAATCCCATGTTCGGGCGACTGAGCGCTAG
- a CDS encoding MipA/OmpV family protein, with protein MERPLWEAGLGLGGITLPHYRGSDQRASLLLPVPYVIYRGEHLRADRSGVRGKLFDSDRLELNVSLGLSLPVKSGDDDARRGMPDLKTAVEIGPSLNLTLWHSDSDRTRLDLRLPVRLALTVESPPRAIGWIFSPNLHLDIASVGGLAGWNLGLTGGPLFATARYNQYFYAVEAQFATAARPAYAAHGGYAGSMAMATLSRRFRHVWVGAFVRYDRLNGATFEDSPLVRRKNALAAGVALAWIFGESATRVPSRE; from the coding sequence GTGGAACGTCCGCTATGGGAAGCCGGCCTTGGCCTCGGCGGCATCACCCTGCCGCACTACCGCGGCTCGGACCAACGCGCCAGCCTGCTGTTGCCTGTGCCCTATGTCATCTACCGCGGGGAGCACCTGCGCGCCGACCGCAGTGGCGTGCGCGGCAAGCTGTTCGACAGCGACCGCCTCGAACTCAATGTCAGCCTGGGGCTTTCGCTGCCGGTGAAAAGCGGCGACGACGATGCGCGCCGCGGCATGCCCGACCTGAAGACCGCCGTGGAAATCGGCCCGTCGCTGAACCTGACGCTATGGCATTCCGACTCGGACCGCACCCGCCTCGACCTGCGGCTGCCGGTGCGGCTGGCGCTGACGGTGGAATCGCCGCCCCGCGCGATTGGCTGGATCTTCTCGCCAAACCTGCATCTCGACATCGCCAGCGTGGGCGGCCTCGCGGGCTGGAACCTGGGCCTCACGGGCGGGCCGCTGTTCGCCACGGCACGCTACAACCAGTACTTCTACGCCGTCGAGGCGCAGTTCGCGACCGCTGCGCGCCCGGCCTACGCCGCCCATGGCGGCTACGCCGGCAGCATGGCGATGGCAACGCTGTCGCGCCGCTTCCGCCATGTCTGGGTGGGTGCCTTCGTGCGCTACGACCGGTTGAACGGCGCCACCTTCGAGGACAGCCCGCTGGTCCGGCGCAAGAACGCGCTCGCGGCCGGCGTGGCGCTGGCCTGGATCTTCGGCGAATCGGCAACGCGGGTTCCCAGCCGGGAATAG
- a CDS encoding UDP-N-acetylglucosamine 1-carboxyvinyltransferase, producing MSNLIVHGGTPLRGRIIPSANKNAVLPVLCATLLTDQPLRLHGVPDITDVRKILDIFRMLGSDVRLDEATGTLDLHHRDTAFDATSHRLPEEMRSSIMLVPPLLARFGVARLEDNVKGCTLGVREIDPHVDIFRSFGGEVERASGSLLVRSGGPLQPTHHWLDYASVTTTENFVLCAAAAEGESTLTNAASEPHVQEFCRFMQMMGADIDGIGTSRLTVRGGARLRGGEFTFEEDFHEITTFLALGAITGGDVAVRNSTPGNFPLIDRTFAKFGVQVVHQDGWSRALLQGPLKVQTPFTSNVLTKVEAAPWPYFPVDLLPIFIALGVRAQGNAMFWNKIYDGALGWTGELSKFGAHVFQSDPHRLITFGGNPLTPAVVESPYIIRVAIALFMVAASIEGRSEIRNATPIRRAHPRFVENLRSLGVHVEWTSEE from the coding sequence ATGTCCAATCTCATCGTCCACGGTGGCACGCCCCTGCGCGGCCGCATCATTCCCTCGGCCAACAAGAATGCAGTGCTGCCCGTGCTTTGCGCCACGCTGCTGACTGACCAGCCGCTGCGCCTGCACGGCGTGCCGGACATCACCGATGTCCGCAAGATCCTCGATATTTTCCGCATGCTGGGCAGCGATGTCCGTCTCGATGAAGCCACCGGCACGCTCGACCTGCACCACCGCGACACCGCTTTCGACGCCACCTCGCACCGGCTGCCGGAAGAAATGCGCTCGTCGATCATGCTGGTGCCGCCGCTGCTGGCCCGCTTCGGCGTGGCGCGGCTGGAAGACAACGTCAAGGGCTGCACGCTGGGCGTGCGCGAGATCGACCCGCACGTCGACATCTTCCGCTCGTTCGGCGGCGAGGTGGAGCGCGCCAGCGGCTCGCTGCTGGTGCGCAGCGGCGGCCCGCTGCAGCCTACGCACCACTGGCTCGACTATGCCTCGGTGACCACCACTGAAAACTTCGTGCTGTGCGCGGCGGCCGCCGAAGGCGAATCGACGCTGACCAACGCCGCGTCCGAGCCGCATGTGCAGGAGTTCTGCCGCTTCATGCAGATGATGGGCGCCGACATCGACGGCATCGGCACCTCGCGGCTGACCGTGCGCGGCGGCGCCCGGCTGCGCGGGGGCGAGTTCACCTTCGAGGAAGATTTCCACGAGATCACCACTTTCCTCGCGCTGGGCGCGATCACCGGCGGCGACGTGGCGGTGCGCAACAGCACGCCGGGCAATTTCCCGCTGATCGACCGCACCTTTGCCAAGTTCGGCGTGCAGGTGGTGCACCAGGACGGCTGGTCGCGCGCGCTGCTGCAGGGGCCGCTGAAGGTGCAGACGCCTTTCACCAGCAATGTGCTGACCAAGGTCGAGGCCGCGCCGTGGCCATACTTCCCGGTCGACCTGCTGCCGATCTTTATCGCGCTGGGCGTGCGCGCCCAGGGCAATGCCATGTTCTGGAACAAGATCTACGACGGCGCGCTGGGCTGGACCGGCGAGCTGTCGAAGTTCGGCGCGCATGTGTTCCAGTCCGACCCGCACCGGCTGATCACCTTCGGCGGCAATCCGCTGACGCCGGCGGTGGTGGAAAGCCCGTACATCATCCGTGTCGCGATCGCGCTGTTCATGGTTGCGGCAAGCATCGAAGGGCGCTCGGAAATCCGCAACGCCACGCCGATCCGGCGCGCGCATCCGCGCTTTGTCGAGAACCTGCGCAGCCTCGGCGTCCATGTGGAGTGGACCAGCGAGGAATGA
- a CDS encoding DUF58 domain-containing protein: MFGRLSARRRRQAEAAPPVPAAASAAVAAVGSKQTEALLRRLEWTVARRLDGLLQGDYRTLFRGFGLDLADLREYRPGDDVRHIDWNVTARLQTPHVREFQEDRDVSAWFVLDLSGSVEFGSGAVRKRDLLTDFTAVIALLLTRYGNRVGAVLYGGATDNAATVIPARSGRRQLLHVLDRMHATPAACPGDTRLRDLLEQARAVARRRSVVFVVSDFISATGWQASLGMLARRHEVVAVRLVDPLELALPDLGLVVLQDAETAEQIFVDTHDPTFRKRFAAAAEAREAELHQAFARAGVQCLTLSTYARLDLALLNFTRQRRHRQGTARGGA, translated from the coding sequence ATGTTCGGGCGACTGAGCGCTAGGCGACGCCGGCAGGCGGAGGCTGCGCCGCCGGTCCCCGCAGCCGCCAGCGCCGCGGTGGCCGCGGTCGGATCGAAGCAGACCGAGGCGCTGCTGCGCCGGCTCGAATGGACCGTAGCGCGCCGCCTCGACGGGCTGCTGCAGGGCGACTACCGCACGCTGTTCCGCGGCTTCGGGCTGGACCTGGCCGACCTGCGCGAATACCGCCCCGGCGACGACGTGCGCCATATCGACTGGAACGTGACCGCGCGGCTGCAGACCCCGCACGTGCGCGAGTTCCAGGAAGACCGCGACGTCTCCGCGTGGTTCGTGCTGGACCTGAGCGGATCGGTCGAGTTCGGCTCCGGCGCGGTGCGCAAGCGCGACCTGCTCACCGACTTCACCGCCGTGATCGCGCTGCTGCTGACACGCTACGGCAACCGCGTCGGCGCGGTGCTCTATGGCGGCGCCACCGACAACGCTGCGACCGTGATCCCGGCGCGTTCGGGCCGGCGCCAGCTGCTGCACGTGCTCGACCGCATGCATGCCACGCCGGCGGCCTGCCCGGGCGATACCCGCCTGCGCGACCTGCTGGAGCAGGCACGCGCGGTTGCCAGGCGGCGCTCGGTGGTGTTCGTCGTGTCCGATTTCATCAGCGCAACGGGCTGGCAGGCATCGCTCGGCATGCTGGCACGGCGCCATGAAGTGGTCGCGGTGCGGCTGGTCGACCCGCTCGAGCTGGCCCTGCCCGACCTGGGCCTGGTGGTGCTGCAGGACGCCGAGACCGCCGAGCAGATCTTCGTCGACACGCATGACCCGACCTTCCGCAAGCGCTTCGCCGCCGCGGCCGAGGCGCGCGAGGCCGAGCTGCACCAGGCCTTCGCGCGCGCCGGCGTGCAGTGCCTGACGCTGTCGACCTACGCCCGGCTGGACCTGGCGCTGCTGAATTTCACGCGCCAGCGGCGCCACCGGCAAGGAACCGCCAGGGGGGGCGCATGA
- a CDS encoding VWA domain-containing protein: protein MQFLWPQMLWLLLALPVLAAAYLYLLARRKKSALLYASLALPRAALGRRQRLRRHIPPLLFLIALGAALLACARPTATVTLPSDTITLVLAMDTSRSMEASDVPPTRFAAAQQAARDLIVGLPASVRLGIVSFAATATVVLPPTSNRQDMLDAVDRVQLQRGTATGSGLIQALAVLFPDDGIDLEAILFSDSTTLFGGRAPSLDEAAAAEAARKREQERQPMQPGAYRHGAVILLSDGRRTTGPDPIDAARMAAERGVRVYTVGFGSPQGGGVPESSLAYFMQLDEPALRAVATLTGGEYFQAGSAADLTRIYRQLSARFALERRETEVSALLSAAAVVVLVLASGLSLLWFRR, encoded by the coding sequence ATGCAGTTTCTCTGGCCGCAGATGCTCTGGTTGCTGCTCGCGCTCCCGGTGCTGGCAGCTGCCTACCTGTACCTGCTCGCGCGGCGCAAGAAATCCGCCCTGCTGTACGCCAGCCTTGCGCTGCCCCGCGCCGCGCTGGGCCGGCGCCAACGCCTGCGGCGCCACATCCCGCCATTGCTGTTCCTGATCGCGCTGGGCGCGGCGCTGCTGGCGTGCGCGCGGCCTACCGCAACCGTCACCCTGCCGTCCGACACGATCACGCTGGTGCTGGCCATGGACACCTCGCGCAGCATGGAGGCGAGCGATGTGCCGCCCACGCGCTTCGCCGCCGCGCAGCAGGCCGCGCGTGACCTGATCGTGGGACTTCCGGCCAGCGTGCGGCTCGGCATCGTATCCTTTGCCGCCACCGCGACCGTGGTGCTGCCGCCGACCAGCAATCGCCAGGACATGCTCGACGCGGTGGATCGCGTCCAGCTGCAGCGCGGTACCGCCACCGGCAGCGGGCTGATCCAGGCGCTGGCGGTACTGTTCCCCGACGATGGCATCGACCTGGAGGCGATTCTCTTCAGCGACAGCACGACCCTGTTCGGCGGGCGCGCGCCGTCGCTCGACGAGGCCGCCGCCGCGGAGGCAGCGCGCAAGCGCGAGCAGGAGCGCCAGCCGATGCAGCCGGGCGCATACCGGCACGGCGCCGTGATCCTGCTCAGCGACGGCCGCCGCACCACCGGCCCGGACCCGATCGACGCCGCCCGCATGGCGGCCGAGCGCGGCGTGCGCGTCTATACCGTGGGCTTCGGCTCGCCCCAGGGCGGCGGCGTGCCGGAGTCGAGCCTGGCGTACTTCATGCAGCTCGACGAACCGGCCCTGCGCGCGGTGGCGACGCTGACCGGCGGCGAGTACTTCCAGGCGGGATCGGCCGCCGACCTGACCAGGATCTATCGCCAGCTCAGCGCCCGGTTCGCGCTGGAGCGCCGCGAGACCGAGGTCAGTGCGCTGTTGTCGGCGGCAGCGGTAGTGGTGCTGGTGCTGGCATCCGGGCTGTCGTTACTGTGGTTCCGGCGCTGA
- a CDS encoding tryptophan 2,3-dioxygenase, with amino-acid sequence MNPTPAAALATSATSATSATSATSATSDHGAAGHTPYSAWLQTDALHSLQRPVSDHPGEYGFIIAAQVSELYWMLIIRDLQAAQGHLRAADLGAALGALQRAIAHHVPLNATWRSIAWMTPNDLLAILSRVGEAHGKDTALQGWTYRHMVYLLGIKQREHLQHFVPQPGRWAMLNDALSAPSLYDDVLAYLSRAGLAIPGALLDRDLAEPYVPHRQVEQAWRDIYANPGGNAGLVRLGETLADLAEAFTDWKYRHLMATRRTFGTRPAYFGTEGIAWLKPTLDELPFPELWSARSVIGEPPPGCPHHARG; translated from the coding sequence ATGAATCCCACACCAGCCGCCGCACTTGCCACATCCGCCACATCCGCCACATCCGCCACATCCGCCACATCCGCCACATCCGACCATGGCGCAGCCGGACACACCCCCTACAGCGCCTGGCTGCAGACCGACGCACTGCACAGCCTGCAACGCCCCGTCAGCGACCATCCCGGCGAATACGGCTTCATCATTGCCGCGCAGGTCTCGGAGCTGTACTGGATGCTGATCATCCGCGATCTCCAGGCGGCACAGGGCCACCTGCGCGCCGCAGACCTCGGCGCGGCGCTGGGCGCGCTGCAGCGCGCGATCGCCCACCACGTGCCGCTCAACGCCACCTGGCGATCCATCGCGTGGATGACGCCAAACGACCTGCTGGCGATCCTGTCGCGTGTCGGCGAGGCGCACGGCAAGGACACCGCGCTGCAGGGCTGGACCTACCGGCACATGGTCTACCTGCTCGGCATCAAGCAGCGCGAGCACCTGCAGCACTTTGTCCCGCAACCCGGACGCTGGGCCATGCTGAACGACGCGCTGTCCGCGCCAAGCCTTTATGACGACGTACTGGCCTACCTGTCGCGGGCGGGCCTGGCCATCCCCGGCGCGCTGCTGGACCGGGACCTGGCCGAGCCCTATGTGCCGCACCGGCAGGTCGAGCAAGCCTGGCGCGACATCTACGCCAATCCCGGGGGCAACGCCGGGCTGGTGCGGCTTGGCGAAACGCTGGCCGACCTGGCGGAAGCGTTCACGGACTGGAAGTACCGCCACCTGATGGCCACCCGCCGCACTTTCGGCACGCGGCCGGCCTACTTCGGCACGGAGGGCATCGCGTGGCTGAAGCCGACACTGGACGAGCTGCCGTTCCCGGAACTGTGGTCGGCCCGCAGCGTGATCGGCGAGCCGCCGCCGGGCTGCCCGCACCACGCGCGCGGCTGA
- a CDS encoding trypsin-like peptidase domain-containing protein, with translation MKRVTIYGLVSAAVVVVIAVGAAIAWRSQPPTRVLKQADIDAAVLHTLQTKSLPSRTARAAEAVRESVVEVRSYTAAEKPVEAASAPKARRDPPATRRKSSPASQPAPQDELGKREPPDGKDPAGGKREARHIGSGVVVTESGMVLTSYHVVADAKRLEVRFHDGHMAEATVVQAIPEKDLAVLRPRSIPDDLPAATLGSSRELAPGSEVVAVGFPFGIGPSVSAGVVSGLDRHFISPDSKQSLDKLIQFDAAANPGNSGGPLVNMDGEVVGIVTAILNPNQSGTFLGIGFAVTIENAGAAIGSSPF, from the coding sequence ATGAAACGGGTGACGATCTACGGGCTGGTCTCGGCGGCGGTCGTCGTGGTCATCGCAGTGGGCGCGGCCATCGCCTGGCGGTCGCAGCCGCCAACCCGCGTGCTCAAGCAGGCAGACATCGACGCGGCGGTGCTGCACACGCTGCAGACCAAGAGCCTGCCATCGCGCACTGCCAGGGCGGCCGAGGCGGTACGCGAATCGGTGGTCGAGGTCCGCAGCTATACGGCGGCGGAGAAGCCCGTGGAAGCCGCCTCCGCGCCGAAGGCCAGGCGTGATCCCCCTGCCACACGCCGCAAATCGTCGCCAGCCTCCCAGCCCGCGCCACAGGACGAGCTCGGCAAGCGCGAACCGCCCGACGGCAAGGATCCGGCCGGCGGCAAGCGCGAAGCGCGCCACATCGGCTCGGGCGTGGTCGTGACCGAAAGCGGCATGGTGCTGACCAGCTATCACGTCGTCGCCGATGCCAAGCGGCTGGAGGTCAGGTTCCACGACGGTCACATGGCCGAAGCCACCGTGGTGCAGGCCATCCCCGAAAAAGACCTCGCCGTGCTGCGGCCCAGATCCATTCCCGACGACCTGCCGGCAGCGACACTCGGCTCCAGCCGTGAACTGGCGCCCGGCAGCGAAGTCGTGGCGGTCGGCTTCCCGTTCGGCATCGGCCCGTCGGTGTCGGCCGGCGTGGTCTCGGGGCTCGACCGCCATTTCATCTCGCCGGATAGCAAGCAGAGCCTGGACAAGCTTATCCAGTTCGACGCCGCCGCCAACCCGGGCAATTCGGGCGGGCCGCTGGTGAACATGGACGGCGAAGTGGTCGGCATCGTCACCGCCATCCTCAACCCTAACCAGAGCGGCACGTTCCTCGGTATCGGCTTTGCCGTCACCATCGAGAACGCCGGCGCTGCCATCGGATCTTCTCCTTTCTGA